The sequence agaaattgattaaatacgaGGTAGTTACCCTCCATAGAGAAATAGAAAGGCAGAGAGAAAATGCACTAAGCAatgaatttgtttatttttcaatatctaaTGTGAATTataatcatgtatttataggagattAGCTCTAATCTCATTGGCCAACATAGCTTAAGATAATTAGCTAGTTATTTCAACATGTGCTCTAAGAATTAATCTGTGTTAAACGAGTTACATGAGATCAAATCCTAAGTAAAGTAACTCATCATAATCTCAACTCAGTAAAGggattacaacaattattatcatATTCCTAATAGGCTTAGAGGTTGTTtggtttgagaaaaaaattggtgtactttgtattcatttttgttaggttctaagaaattaggaactaatgtattagaacttcaatttgtattatgttggcaaaccatgatcaaaacttagagtctaggtttaggcttgctcaaagtatgtttatttgtgaaattggaatcgagtgattgcagaatttattggactaaatctgcaaggctcaaTCGATttaaaattagactcgatcgatcgaaccacgtgcagatttatttttctacagAGTTCCAgttcagcccaaactctacttaaacgtattagggttcaagtaaaactctcctatatataagggaaaccctagaacgttttttgaagttgtttttagagagattagagtgcctgttatgcctctttttatttttttagggttttgtacccaaaggctctctaaaggttgctcatatttgtggtttgtgtaaatctcttgtaagatctagaggagctttcctttacacaaacttagggttttcaaggaaaaGATTTATCTatgccttgatgatcaatttagttgctgccattgaagctaaaagaaaacacaagcaagtgtgcttgtagctggtggtgaatccaagaaagaaggagtctgtggattcggagcttgcacatgatcgtgtcagtaagttttactggttggtagcaataagaagtcgagcgtgggggcttgtaagtcttattgtataaacttcgattctttcaagatagtggattcaagtttaccttgaggatagctaggtcaaatcctccccaagtttttaccggtttggtttcctgggtgatcatatcattgtcttatttattttccgctgctttgcatgatttgatcttttatattgtgataacctagacttgtttaattggactaagtaactacttggctaattacctaggtttaatcaattgtttaaggggtctaaaaaccaacaatttttagttttttgtgagACTCACCActgaaaaattgatttgattttgtgatttgtactcaattttcatttttaatatccACAAAAGTGTTTTTGAATACTTAAAATGAATACACAATTTGGCTTTCAATGAAAATGGATACGATGAcatttttgttatattgttgAAAACGGTTGGAATTCACTAACTGATATGTTCTACTCTAGTGAAAAATGTGTCTTTCTCCTAAAATAGGGAACAAGAACCCAACCATACAAGGGTATATTTTGTACTCTAATTTTGTATTCAGAACAAGTTCCCAAATAAATacaaatgtgaaaatgaatattttttttctatatttaaattctaaaaataaatacagaaaagtgaaaataaaagtgAACATACCATATTTTTAGAACCAAATACCACCACCTAAGCTATCcactttttagcaaaaaactaGTCACTAATATTGCAATGCACGAAatagtttaataaaatatatatatatatatatatatatatatatatatatatatatattcacttttAGGAAAGATAAAAGCATTTAAAAACAAGTAAAGTTTCAAATCTTTACAATATGTCTCAAGGCATATCATACATGTACAAGTtctcatttaaataaattttactacattttgtatttgatttcaaGGCATCATAAATATGTCATATGTTATTCTTCAATCCATGTgtctaaaatatgtttaatAGAGGGAGACTACAGACTTAAGAAAAGATCATTTCTATTATGTAAAAATCAACATCTCAAAACCATTTGAGCATATCATTGGTATAGGCATTTCTTAAGAGTTTCCAACCTattaaaatagtaaagaaatcaAAATATCTCAGGctgaaataaataaacatagacaccaaaatatatttgtactggttaaaattcaaattttggtgaaacaacatgttttacaaaatttgaaattgtaaaaGATTTCGTAAGTGTTAATGTCCATTTATAAAGGTTCCAGGTCTGTATTGATTTGTATATTTAAAAGGGGTCCGGCTCATTTCCCATTTAAAACCCTCCCATTCTCTCTGATTTTGTTTCCCATTTTCTTTGTTAGTTTTTCGGATGTTAACCTGTTTATATCACTtcagtgctctctctctctctctctctctgtctctcccTCCCTTTGAGATGGTCTTCGTTTTTCTTGCGGGTATTGGATACAGGGTGGGTGGGGATGAGGAGCCTTATTAAATAAGTTGGAAGGCATTTACAAAGTGATTAATATCAAGGTTATATATATGCggacatgcaaaaaaaatctcctGAACATGTGTTGTTAACATTTTGTTGTATACTTTAAAATGATTGTATTTGGGATTCTCTCTTTTCGCACTTTAAATTTTTGCGATATGGTTTATTCCCATCACATGCTAAATTAGACTTTTGCATAACTGAATTAATCAAAACAAGTTGGCTAAATAAGTTAAATTAACCGAGTCTAAATATCCCAACATCTTGAACTATCCTAACCCAATTAAACAAAAGTTAGAAGCTTGGTCGGAAAAACAATGtcgagagagagagcaaagtgGACCTACACAAAGTTCCCCAGCGTTGTACTATTAAAAAGCTCTCGCTCATATTACAAACAATAATCAATCATCACATAGCTTCACCAGAATTAGATGTCAATCAACACAACATAAAAGCATTATAAATCAAACAGTTTTAACTGTTTAAGTAGATAATTAGTTGCTCAATCAACTCGGTGACAGTTCTTCCTATCTTCACCCTTAAAACCAGTGAGAGGGCTTATGTTTCCCATCTTAACCATAGACTTAGCAAACTGGTCGAAGAATAGGCTCCCATCCTCAGCATATCTCTTAACCAATTGCATAGTAGTCCCAGCACTTCCTGTGAAAAGCACTTCATCTGAAGTGAGGAGCCCTTTTCCCCACAGGATGAGCTTGAAATATGTGTTGTCGAATTTTGCTGGGGAGGCAAATTCCAAGGGAGAGATGTTATTGTCACCACCTGATTTAGGACAAACTGATTTCAAATTATAGTAGTAGCCCTTGTCAAGAGTCTGATCAGGTTGATTGTTTCCATTTTGGTTGTACAACCTTTGCTTGAATGTCACACACCTTGCCATACCAATTGTATGCCCCCCTGCAATGTGATAATAGGTAATGTGTActtagcaacaacaacaacaacaaaaatgtgAAAGCTGAGTAATCGTTCAAtgattaagtttttgaaacaattgataatttattatgatAGATGTTAGGTGATGTTTGGTACGGGGGAATCCAGATTACTCCTGGCATACAGATTCCTGGAAATGTGATGTCTTGTAATCTGGATACCTAGGAATGTAACTATTcttatttttggtttaattgGGAATCTAATAAGATTCCTAGGAATGTGAGATTATAATATTTGGTTTATTCCCAGGAATCTTAactgaattatttatttttcccattctATCATTAGATTTATAAATCTAATATaagtctttttaaaaaaataataatcttcctctaaataaataatgaaaaaaaaaatataaactataaattatgacaaattcattaaaactatagtctaaaagaagaaaaaatgaatatatCAATAGAGTTGTTTATCCTATTTATGTTGTTTTGGCaggaaaagataaagataaaggaaaagatattaataatttgttttatattttatctcaaTTGCTTAAGTAATAaggaaaaatggttaaaattgtcaatttataaaaaaatataatttcctttAAACTTGGAAACCTAGATACCCACCTGTTTTAAAGGGAATCCACATTCTTACTGAAAGGGGGTTATAAAGGGATTTTAGGTTTCTCTGGCATCTGATTCTCTAGTGTGATTTGCAACCAAATATGGAAATCTTTAAACATTCCTGAGAATCCTAAAATATTACCCCGTACCAAACGCCACATTAGTGTGTTACATTTAAAAGGCCAAACTTACCTAAGAGTGCAACGAGATCAACTTCATCGAGTCCTTGACGCTTGAACAAAGTTACAAGGTTTGGGAGAGTAGAGTTTGGTGGGGGAATATTAGTGTTTGAGGTAGTTAAGCTTGCTGTCTTTAAGTCCCTTCTTCCCAATGGTAGCTCCCAATTCAGTCCACCATGGTATTGGGCTTCGTGTTAGGCCTACTTGGTATTTATCTTATTATGCCCACATCTGGGTTGTGTATCATTTTTTAGATGGGATTTTGATAAGGTTAGCATATCTGcatatgggtttgatttggtttaTCTTTTATGAGGGCTGTATTAGGTTTTACATATAAAGGTTaaagatttaaagaaaaaaatttctccttgATTTGTAAAGCAGTTGTAGTtaaaatctaagttttagaGAGGAAAAGCAATTGGTTCATATGAAATAGAAAAGGGGTTTAATAGTTCGTGGCTTACCAAGGAGTCCTTGGCTTGCCTCTACTCTCTGTCTAACTGGGAGAATGAGGACAAAAACAAGCtttaatgaaatatatactTTAAGGTTAGTCCTTGGTTggtggtggagagagagagagagatcctgTGTCTCagttttaatttggtttttttttttcattcttttttttttttttttttacaactgaTGTggcatgaaaaataattttttattgttccgTTTGACACATCATCTTTTTTCATCCAAGGAATAATGGCAAGTATTAAATTGACACGACATTAAAAATGTTAgaaaccaaattgacacaattgaaaggttaggggatcaaattgaaatatgatgtaaaAGATAAgaaccaattttataatttacccaaataataataataagtattaattacacacacatacatgcacatggaaaattattgaatactccgggaataccataaatgcgtacttccTTCTCTCATATGAATTGTGagtcccaccataaatttaattagtaggatCCACAGTTATGTGAGAAgagggagtatgcatttatggtactccgagaaTACCCAATAATTACCCCATGCACATATATTGTGTGTGACAATTTAACTTGCCCCTCTGAAAAATTTTGAGACTTCCCTATTGTTTCagtgaattattaatttttcaatcttttttctttcactaGATTAATTTTTCAATCTAGTTTGATATATCATTTCATATCGAAAATGTTGTAAGGTATTCATAAATTGATCACTAAGCTATAATCGAAACATTGAAATATTTAAGGCGAACCATGATCCTTATATTTTCCCTCACGTtagtcaaccaaaaaaaaaaggataatgaaATGGCTACGACATAGATTAtagtgaaattaaaataataaaaaatccaatGTTACCACTATGCATTATGATTGGCACTACATCAAGTGAACTAGAAAAGGTATTTCAAAGAAGGATAAGCATGCcgataaaggaaaaaaaaaatacctggAACTGTGTAACCAAATGTTCCAACAAATGCAGTCAAATTGGACGAGTCAAGCTTCAAAAGCCTAGTTATGCCAAAATCTAAGATGTGAGCAACATATTCTAAATCCAACAAGATGTACTTGCTAAATATGTCTTGATGAACTGTGGGAGGTGAGCAATCGTGATGCATATTCGTGATGCATATAGGATAAAGCATCAACCACTCCTTTGACAATATTTCCCTTTTAATCCATTCAAAATTAACAACCTCTTCTTTAATGCACAAGAACTCTTTTAGGCTTCCCCCTTCTAAGAACTCATAAACCAAGAATGAGTGTCGTGGATGTGAGCAAAAACCATAAAGCTTTACCAAATTGCGATGCTTGGTTTCTAGCAGAGCATGAATCTCATTTTCGAAAGCCTTTGCATTGGCAATCCCGTTATCCTGTATTGAATTAAGTTTTTTCACAACAACAACTTTACTTGGCTGTAGCTCAGCTTTATAAACACTTCCACACCCTCCCACTCCAACACAATATTTGGAGTCAAATTCCTCTGTTGCTTCAATGATTCTTTCATACACCATTTTCCCATCATAGCTCCAGATTGAATTACCATTTTGTGCTTCTCTTGGATTGTTGAGCTTGTTCCTCAACCTCAAGTGCTTAAGAAAAGCATAGAGAATCCCAACTACAATCAATGAGAGAACCATTGTGCCCAAGATAGgaacaataaagaaaatcaactTTATTTCGCCTTTTCTCACCAAGATTCCTGCTCCGAGTAGTGGAAGATGAGCAGGCCTTCAAGCTAGAGGCATTACCACACaaatctttattatttcttaatgcTCCAAATGGGGCCTCATTGAAGGCTTTATTATTGGGTAAAGGACCTTCCAAGAAATTGTATGATATATCAACATTGGTCAATCTTGACATTTCCCCGAAAGTGGTTGGAATGGAACCAGATAGCTCATTATGGGAAAGATTCAATGTTTCTAAGCTTCACAATTCTCCAAGTTGTGGTGGTATTTTTCCGATCAACAAATTCTCACTTAAATCAAGCATTTGAATAAACTGCATGTTGCCTATCTCAGTGGGAACACAccccttaattttatttttactcaaGTTCAAGTTCGATAATTTTATGCACCCTTGTATTTGTTCGGGAATCGATCCTGTTAAATCGTTGGCTGAGAGAATAAGAAATTGCAGATTAGATAGCATTCCAATTTCCAATGGAATACTGCCTGAAAGTTGATTATCACCCAGATTAAGGAGAAACAATGACGTCAACTTTCCTAATTCCTTTGGAATCAGCCCAACTAGATGATCGAAGGAGAAATCAAGTGTAGCTTGGTGGATCTTCCAAGCTCAAATCGATATACATCAAATTTGGGTAAATGCCAAGGTCTTCTGATAAATTTCCTGTTAACTGGTTTCCCTCAAGCCTCACTCGTACTAAGCTAGTGCAATTTCTCAAACTTATTGGAATAGAACCTATGAAATAATTGTCATAAGCTGTGAAGTTTTGAAGGGATCCACCATTACAAATATTTCGTGGAAGATAGCCTGACAACAAGTTTTCCTCCAATCCCAAATGCTCTAGATATGTAAGATTATTAAATTCGAAAGGGAGGGAGCCATTAAGCTCATTTGTGAACAACATTAATTAGACTGGTAAGAAGTTTGAGCTTTCCTATTTCTAATGGGATATTGCCCAATAATTGATTCGTAAAAAGTTCCAAGATTGTGAGATCCTTCATGCTCCCTATAGAGGATGTGATAGGTCCCCAAAGATTGTTTTCAGCAAGGGATAATATAGATAGGTTGGTCAGGTTTCCTATAGAAGTAGGGATTGGGCCAGAAAGATTGGTACTAAACAGACCCAAGTCAAGAAGAGATTCCAACTTTCCAATTTCTTGAGATATGGGTCCAGAAAGTTTGTTGTTGCTGCGGTAGAAAAAACTATAGTTGCCTAAGATTAAACCTGAGAGATTGTTTTCAGCAAGATTAAGCCAAGCAAGAGATCCTGACATCCTAATTTCATGACAAATGGATCCAGAATGTTTGTTTGCACTAAGCTCTAAAAGGGTTAAGTTGCCCAAATTTCCAATAGATGCAGGTGTCAAGCccgtgaggtttttttttttattttttttttatttttttattttttattttttattttttttttctggtaaACTGGAAACTTTATTCAActaaaaagaaggagaaaactCAGGACAAAGCCTGTTACAAGAAACTCCAATGCGGTCAGCCTCAACACAGGAGGACAATTCCACGGGAGGAGCAGAAAGGATAACAAAGTCTAAAGCTTGGGAATGGCCAGAATTAGCTAAGCAATTTGCACAAATATTGGCCTCTCGAAAGATATGCTTGATACGGACAAGGGGAATTTTGGAAATGAGAAGCTTACAGTCTTCAAAAATAGGAGAGATCACTAAGTTATTATAGCTGGGATTACTTAACGCATCAACAAGGGACTTAGCGTCAAGCTCAACATAAATAGCAGGGAGCTTCATCTGGTGACAAAGTATCAAACCATCACGAAGAGCCCAGACTTCCGCAGTAAAGCTGTTAACACTGCCCATTTTCCTTATAAAACCACCCACCCAGTTACCCAATCCATCTCTAATCAATCCTTCCCCTGTTGCCTGACCCAACTTTGCATTCCAAGACCCATCAGTGTTCAGTTTTAACCACCCCTGCTCTGGCTTCTCCCACTTAATTGGTTTAAGCACCATCCAGTTGTTGCGTCTTGGCTGGGAGGCACACAGGAAGAACTCCGAGGCTTGAGAAGTAATAATCTTACCAAGGTTCGGATTGACACCCTTGTTATTGAAGACAACTTGGTTCCGCTGTTTCTAAATCAAccagagagaaaaggaaaaggtaaCATTCCATGGAATTCCCACAGCATTTTGAGAGGACTTGAGACCACCATTGGTGGAAATCCAATCCCTGGTATTCTGAGAGAAGAAGGTAGAGTACATATAGTGAGTTCCCAATTGATGCCATATGGATTTAACCAAGCTACAATCCCTAAGGGCATGCATGATAGATTCAGGCTCTAAGTGACATAACGGGTAGGTGGTATCTAGAGGAATCCCTTTACTGGCCAGACACTCTTTAACACCAATGCTTTGATGCATGCACTTCCAAATAAACATTTGAATTCTAGGGAGAGATGGTAACTTCCAGATCCAAGAGCCAAAGAAGGAATTAGTACCTGAAGAGTTAGTGGTAAGGAGATAGGCACTTCGCATATCAAAATCCCCTTTTGAAGAAAGCTTCCTAGCTAATTTATCACTACACCTTGCCATAAGCAGAATGGGAACATCTTGAATGTCAGCTTTAACTTCAGAGGGAAGCTCAAAAGGAATAATAGACCAATTCCAACCAATGGGGGATAGCACATTTTTAACTTGCAAATTATCCGAGGCTTGTGGGAGTAGGCCTTGTATTTGAGACCTGATGGGACCAAGGTTGGACCAGCAATTAGACCAAAAATTCAAACTACTATCATTACCAGGAATCCATTTAACCCCTTTTTTGAAAATTCCTTCACCTCTTTTCAACCCTTTCTAGACCGAAGAGCTTGGAAGTTTCGCTTCATTCCTTGAACTGAGTCGTTGCCTGTTGCAGTACTTGAACTTCAGAACCTTCGCCCAAGGAGCATTCTTCTCAGTATGAAACCTCCAATTGAGCTTGGCGAGGAGCGCCGTATTCCTTCCTTTAGCAGATTGTAACCCCAAACCACCTGCCTCCTTCGGCTTGGTCACCTTATCCCAATTAACCCAATGCATTTTCTTTGCATGATCCGTCGTACCCCATAAAAAATTCCTATTGAACCTGTCAATACCATTAAGGATTTTATTCGGAAGAGAAGCATATTGCATCACATAATTCAGGATGGTTGAGGAGGAAGCTTGGATAAGAACCACTCGGCCAGCCATAGAGAGCAAGTTTGCTTTCCATCCTGCCAGCTTTTTCTTGACTCTATCTAGCACAAAATCGAAATCATGTTTATGGTCTCATGTATGCTTTAGAGGAAACCCAAGATACTTGCCAAGGTTAGGAGTCGAATTAAACTTGAGAATACCAGAAAGAAGCTCTCTTTGGCCCGGCCCCACTTTGGGAGAAAAGAAGACACGAGACTTGGCTTCACTCACCCTTTGCCTGGATCTTAAGCAAAACTCCTACAGCATCGCCTTAATGGTATGACAATTATCCTGGTCCGCATTTGCGAATAGCACAaggtcatctgcaaaaaataaatgcgaaaAGGCAGGACCACTCCTAGAAGCTTTCACTGGAGTCCAAAGCTTGGCGTCACACTTCTCTTCAATCAAATGACCCAAGAATTCCACACAAAGGATAAAAAGGTAGGGAGACAGGGGGTCCCTTTGTCTAATCCCTCTAGATGGGCAAAAGGAATCAAGGCAGCTACCATTAAAGAGAAGGGAAGTCAAAACTGAAGATACACAAATCATAATGAGCTCAATAAGATTGGTAGGGAAGTTGAAAAAGACAAGCATTTCCCTAATAAAGCTCCACTCGATCTTGTCATAAGCTTTTTCAAGGTCAATCTTAATAGCCATATACCCCTTGCTGCCTTTGGCTCTGCCTATAGAATGGATCAACTCTTGAACAATAATGACATTATCAGCTCCTCTTCTACCCAGAACAAAAGCCGTTTGGTAAGGCGAGACTAGATACTCCAAATGCGGTCTGAGCCGAGCCACAATAACCTTGGAGATGATCTTATAAATAGTTTTGCGTAGGCTGATAGGTCTGTAATTACCAATGGTTACTGGGCCTTGGATTTTTGGAATGAGAACAATGAGGGTTCTATTAAGATACTTGGGAACCTTCCTTTCAATAAAGACTCTTCGAACTCCCTCCACAACTGAATCTCCAACCACAAGCCAAAAGTGTTGAAAGAACCCGGCATGAAGACCATCCGGACCCAGTGCCTTGTATGGTTTCATAGACCATAGAGCatctttgatttctttcaaGGTAAACATGGCACCAATAGAGTCCTTAGCTTCCTCAGACAGATGCACCTGGCCACGCACATCATGCCTTGGAAACCAAGAAGTCTCCTGAAAAGAAGTGGTGTACAAAGAGACAAAACCACTTCTAAAATGCTCCATTACCTCTCTCTCATCAGTTAACCACACTCCCCTCTCGTCTTTAACCGAGGCAATATGATTTCTTTTCCTCCTAGCTAGGGCAGACACATGATAAAAAGCAGTATTTCGGTCCCTTTAAACCAGCCAGTTAATTCTGGACTTAAGCATCTAGAGATCCCTCTCCTGATCAAGAACCCCCTTCATCTCCTGATGCAACTGATTCTCGAGATTAAGGAGGGAAGAGCTTGGCCAATTGGAGATAGCTTTTTGAACACCATAGATTCTAGCCAtaatcttcctcttcttctggTGGATATTTCCAAAATGATTCCTATTCCAAAGGGTTGCTTCTTTAGAAAAAGCTTCAATGGACTCAACTAA is a genomic window of Quercus lobata isolate SW786 chromosome 2, ValleyOak3.0 Primary Assembly, whole genome shotgun sequence containing:
- the LOC115958998 gene encoding MDIS1-interacting receptor like kinase 2-like, which codes for MVLSLIVVGILYAFLKHLRLRNKLNNPREAQNGNSIWSYDGKMVYERIIEATEEFDSKYCVGVGGCGSVYKAELQPSKVVVVKKLNSIQDNGIANAKAFENEIHALLETKHRNLVKLYGFCSHPRHSFLVYEFLEGGSLKEFLCIKEEVVNFEWIKREILSKEWLMLYPICITNMHHDCSPPTVHQDIFSKYILLDLEYVAHILDFGITRLLKLDSSNLTAFVGTFGYTVPAQYHGGLNWELPLGRRDLKTASLTTSNTNIPPPNSTLPNLVTLFKRQGLDEVDLVALLGGHTIGMARCVTFKQRLYNQNGNNQPDQTLDKGYYYNLKSVCPKSGGDNNISPLEFASPAKFDNTYFKLILWGKGLLTSDEVLFTGSAGTTMQLVKRYAEDGSLFFDQFAKSMVKMGNISPLTGFKGEDRKNCHRVD